The proteins below come from a single Mucilaginibacter mali genomic window:
- a CDS encoding helicase-related protein: MAYNPLQHLRDNIAAIRIALDFREGIVPRGDDIQTLRAYSGFGGLKAVLFPAGEKEEWIKRNASQNDLKLYPSMMELYTLLQERLPEAEYRSAVQSIRDSILTAYYTPEIVPQTLFAVLKEQGISPKRPYEPSSGAGVFVTELIKAFPETEQVTAVEKDLVTGMVLQALAATLPVPVSVHVKGLEETDDSENGQHDLIVSNIPFGSFRVFDPAFPDLDISGKIHNYFFAKGLDKLADGGILAFITSNAFLDSPDNEAARRYLFQHADFVSLAVMPDNLMKDTGNTQAPSHLLIVQKHTGKTEPAFGEDLLLESIPARNEFGEYHTNQYQVLYPDVITGSDIRPGKNQYGQAHQVIWQPGDINEIGDKLKAIISTDLSINFKREAFLKAQEAIVPAKEILPEQKPSLSYLPMPESKATKVTVQLGLFDTAPVENINRAMDYINLLDESTIHKDTARIIGIIKTKDKPDHETLVLITAKHRDSKQYLYKFYPNFSELHFSANWMNGGLLSHELNGLVNALQQYNHDFYFTGDQSLKEHFNFGRNAEIYFRTLTPFHQEGSLVAMNGQAGTIHQINETRTQAIFEPLADQKDARFYERYILVRDTYLALAEIENLRQVEYSIFRADLNIAYNEFTRAYGEFNRPANRRLILADEKEGFKLLSSIEVKEGNDFKPADILNGPVFKTKEAFKTDDPVAALARCLNEKGAVDLGFIGAATGLSQEEVTIALYSHICLNPENKTWETLEKYLSGNVVEKLAIAGQKAAESPDDPQLQHSLQAITRVQPERIPFELLVLDFNLGERWFPLNYYERFASDFFQLPVTIAYLHGSDSFKVATKGSNLKISREFAISPKESSRTTYGYTLLEHALENTSPYFSYEVNLGGGKTKRYPDNEAIQLAHQKIEQIRAGFVNWLGELPVDEKLELEKLYNDTFNCYRLREYDGSHLSFPGLDKKALGIEDLYSSQKNAAWRIVQNRGALIDHEVGLGKTLTMIVAAQEMKRLGIVHKPMILALKANVSTIAETYRKAYPAAKILAPGENDFTPDKRVRLFHEIKNNHWDCIILTHDQFGKIPQSPEVQQRIFQKELENVEQDLDTLLNEGGDISRRMLKGLEVRKKNLAAKLKTLEHELEGKKDKGIDFKEMGVDHLFVDESHKFKNLTFTTRHDRVAGLGNTEGSQKALNMLFAVRTLQERFNSDLCVTFLSGTPISNSLTEMYLIFKYLRPNEMERQCIENFDGWAAVFAKKTTDFEFSVTNEIIAKERFRHFIKVPELALFYNEITDYKTAKHIALDKPALDEYLINIPPTPEQAEFIKRLMQFAKTGDATLIGRPPLSEDEDKGRMLIATNYAKKMAADMRLIDPHKYEDHPDFKVNVCARKLAELYEGSQKERGTQIVFCDIGTPKPDSFNIYDALKKKLVRDMNIPAAQVTYIHDWTDKQKPELFKKMNRGDIRILIGSTEKAGTGLNVQERVIAMHHLDIPWKPSELEQRNGRGARQGNKLAKSGYGNKVQNFIYAVEQSLDNYKFNLLKNKQNFISQMKNCELSQRSIDEGSMDEKSGMNFSEYIAILSGDTTLLEKTKLEKKIAVMESLKTAHFKEAVRVRYQTERLEKESEASQRTLKALEADQQQYHAVLKREKDGSKSNPIRLKEVQSADAAAIGKYLIKLYQAWKPKSNSENPKELGELYGFKLYIRHEVSLSNLDGKAMNNAYNSLYAERPECSIRYTFSSGAPNTDNPKNAARYFINAIDKVDDLVLKYQKEIREIAEQLPQLKAMQAKPFEQEAELQAMKSELARLEREIAQNIKAKQEAQQEQPEQGLMPEIGSVAGQNVGAGEGKIETVPEAKVVNIGAVEAKTPLEQWAVDIVAEGQALTARVDQAFKKTKGVRL, encoded by the coding sequence ATGGCTTATAATCCATTACAGCATTTAAGGGACAATATCGCTGCCATCCGCATCGCGCTGGATTTTCGCGAAGGCATCGTGCCGCGAGGCGATGACATCCAAACCCTGCGTGCCTATTCCGGCTTCGGCGGACTTAAAGCCGTGCTTTTCCCTGCCGGTGAAAAAGAAGAGTGGATCAAGCGCAATGCCTCACAAAATGACCTGAAGCTGTACCCCTCCATGATGGAACTGTACACTTTGCTACAGGAACGCCTGCCCGAAGCTGAATATCGCAGCGCGGTTCAGTCCATCCGCGACAGCATCCTGACCGCTTACTATACCCCGGAGATCGTGCCCCAAACCTTGTTCGCCGTTTTAAAGGAACAGGGTATCAGCCCGAAACGCCCCTATGAACCCAGCAGCGGCGCGGGCGTCTTCGTCACCGAGTTGATCAAGGCTTTCCCCGAAACCGAACAGGTCACCGCCGTCGAAAAAGATTTGGTCACCGGCATGGTATTACAGGCGCTGGCGGCAACTTTGCCCGTTCCCGTAAGCGTGCATGTCAAAGGGTTGGAAGAAACTGATGATAGCGAGAACGGGCAGCATGACCTCATCGTCAGCAATATTCCTTTCGGCAGTTTCCGTGTCTTTGATCCCGCATTTCCTGACTTAGACATTTCCGGCAAGATCCATAACTATTTTTTCGCTAAGGGGCTGGACAAACTGGCGGATGGCGGCATCCTGGCCTTTATTACCAGCAACGCATTCCTGGACAGCCCCGATAATGAAGCAGCGCGGCGCTATCTTTTTCAACATGCTGATTTTGTCAGCCTGGCTGTAATGCCGGATAATTTAATGAAGGATACCGGCAATACCCAAGCGCCCAGTCATTTACTGATCGTGCAAAAGCATACCGGCAAGACCGAACCTGCCTTTGGCGAAGACCTGCTGCTGGAAAGCATACCCGCACGCAATGAGTTCGGGGAATATCATACCAATCAATACCAGGTACTTTACCCGGATGTAATTACAGGCAGCGATATCCGGCCGGGGAAGAACCAATACGGACAGGCCCATCAAGTCATTTGGCAACCGGGGGACATCAACGAAATAGGCGATAAACTAAAGGCAATTATCAGCACCGATTTGTCCATCAATTTTAAACGGGAAGCATTTCTAAAAGCGCAGGAGGCCATAGTGCCCGCCAAAGAAATATTGCCCGAACAAAAACCATCGCTGAGCTATTTGCCTATGCCGGAAAGCAAGGCGACAAAAGTCACCGTACAGCTCGGCCTGTTTGATACCGCCCCCGTGGAAAATATCAACCGGGCCATGGATTATATCAATCTCCTCGACGAAAGCACCATCCACAAAGACACCGCGCGGATCATCGGGATTATCAAGACCAAAGATAAGCCAGACCATGAAACCCTGGTGCTGATCACCGCCAAACACCGGGACAGCAAGCAATACCTGTATAAGTTCTATCCCAATTTTTCAGAACTCCATTTTTCCGCCAATTGGATGAACGGCGGTTTGCTTAGCCATGAACTGAACGGCCTGGTTAACGCCCTTCAACAATACAATCATGATTTCTATTTCACCGGCGACCAGAGCCTGAAGGAGCATTTTAATTTTGGCAGGAACGCCGAGATCTATTTCCGCACGCTCACACCTTTTCACCAGGAAGGCAGTCTCGTGGCGATGAACGGACAGGCCGGAACAATTCATCAAATCAACGAAACCCGTACCCAGGCTATCTTTGAACCGCTGGCCGATCAAAAAGACGCCCGCTTTTATGAACGCTATATCCTGGTGCGGGATACCTACCTCGCGCTGGCCGAGATCGAAAACCTGCGCCAGGTGGAATACTCCATTTTCCGGGCCGACCTGAATATCGCCTATAACGAATTCACCCGCGCTTACGGGGAATTTAACCGCCCGGCCAACCGCCGCCTGATCCTGGCCGATGAAAAGGAAGGTTTTAAATTGCTGTCTTCCATCGAAGTAAAGGAAGGTAATGATTTCAAACCGGCAGATATTTTAAACGGGCCGGTATTCAAAACCAAAGAGGCGTTTAAGACCGATGACCCCGTGGCCGCTTTAGCCCGCTGCCTGAATGAAAAAGGCGCGGTGGATCTCGGCTTCATCGGCGCGGCTACCGGTCTGTCACAAGAGGAAGTGACCATCGCCCTGTACAGCCATATTTGTTTAAACCCGGAAAATAAAACCTGGGAAACCCTGGAAAAATACCTGTCCGGCAACGTGGTGGAGAAACTCGCCATCGCCGGACAAAAAGCAGCCGAATCACCCGATGACCCACAACTGCAACATAGCCTGCAGGCCATCACGCGGGTGCAACCCGAACGCATCCCGTTTGAATTACTGGTGCTGGACTTTAACCTCGGCGAACGCTGGTTCCCGCTTAACTATTATGAGCGCTTCGCTTCGGACTTCTTCCAGTTACCGGTCACCATCGCTTACCTGCACGGCAGCGATAGTTTCAAAGTAGCCACCAAAGGCAGCAACCTGAAGATCAGCCGGGAATTCGCCATCAGCCCGAAAGAAAGCAGCCGGACTACCTATGGTTATACCCTGCTGGAACACGCGCTGGAAAACACCAGCCCTTATTTTAGCTACGAGGTGAACTTAGGCGGCGGCAAAACCAAACGTTACCCCGATAACGAAGCCATCCAGCTGGCGCACCAAAAGATCGAGCAGATCCGCGCGGGCTTTGTCAATTGGCTGGGCGAACTGCCGGTAGACGAAAAATTAGAGCTCGAAAAACTGTATAACGATACCTTCAACTGCTACCGCCTGCGCGAATATGACGGCAGCCACCTGAGTTTCCCCGGCCTGGATAAAAAGGCGCTGGGCATCGAAGATCTCTACAGTTCGCAAAAGAACGCCGCCTGGCGCATTGTGCAGAACCGGGGCGCGTTGATCGATCATGAAGTTGGTTTAGGTAAAACCCTGACCATGATCGTGGCCGCGCAGGAAATGAAGCGGTTGGGTATCGTGCATAAACCTATGATCCTGGCGCTGAAAGCCAATGTCAGCACCATCGCCGAAACCTACCGCAAGGCTTATCCCGCCGCCAAAATACTCGCACCTGGCGAAAATGATTTTACGCCGGATAAAAGGGTGCGTTTGTTCCATGAGATCAAGAATAACCACTGGGACTGCATCATCCTGACCCATGACCAGTTCGGCAAGATCCCGCAGTCGCCGGAAGTACAGCAGCGTATCTTTCAAAAGGAACTGGAGAACGTGGAGCAGGATCTCGATACCCTGCTGAACGAGGGCGGCGATATCTCCCGCCGGATGCTCAAAGGGCTGGAAGTCCGCAAAAAGAACCTCGCGGCCAAACTCAAAACGCTGGAGCATGAACTGGAGGGCAAAAAGGATAAAGGCATTGATTTCAAGGAAATGGGAGTCGATCACCTGTTCGTGGATGAATCGCACAAATTCAAGAACCTCACCTTCACCACCCGCCATGACCGGGTAGCGGGCCTGGGCAATACCGAAGGCAGCCAGAAAGCGCTGAACATGCTGTTCGCCGTCCGCACCTTGCAGGAACGTTTCAACAGCGACCTCTGCGTGACCTTTCTGAGCGGTACGCCCATCTCCAACAGCCTGACCGAAATGTATTTGATCTTCAAATACCTGCGCCCGAACGAAATGGAGCGCCAGTGCATCGAGAATTTTGACGGCTGGGCAGCGGTGTTCGCCAAGAAAACCACCGACTTCGAGTTCTCGGTCACCAACGAGATCATCGCCAAGGAACGCTTCCGCCATTTTATCAAGGTGCCGGAACTGGCGCTGTTCTACAACGAGATCACGGATTATAAAACGGCGAAGCATATTGCTTTAGATAAGCCGGCATTGGATGAGTACTTAATCAACATCCCGCCGACACCCGAACAGGCCGAATTTATCAAACGCCTGATGCAATTCGCCAAGACCGGCGATGCCACGCTGATCGGCCGGCCGCCGCTATCGGAAGATGAAGATAAAGGCAGGATGCTGATCGCCACCAATTACGCCAAAAAGATGGCGGCGGATATGCGGCTGATCGACCCGCACAAATATGAAGATCACCCGGATTTTAAGGTCAACGTCTGCGCACGCAAGCTGGCCGAATTGTACGAGGGCAGCCAAAAGGAACGCGGTACGCAGATCGTGTTTTGCGATATCGGCACTCCCAAGCCGGATAGCTTTAATATTTATGATGCGCTGAAAAAGAAGCTGGTGCGCGATATGAACATCCCCGCCGCACAGGTCACCTATATCCATGACTGGACGGATAAGCAAAAGCCCGAACTGTTCAAAAAGATGAACCGCGGCGATATCCGCATTTTGATCGGCAGCACCGAGAAAGCCGGTACCGGCCTCAACGTACAGGAAAGAGTGATCGCTATGCACCATTTGGATATCCCCTGGAAACCTAGTGAACTCGAGCAGCGTAACGGGCGTGGCGCCCGACAGGGCAATAAACTGGCGAAATCAGGCTACGGCAACAAGGTGCAGAATTTTATCTATGCGGTCGAGCAGTCGCTGGACAATTACAAGTTCAACCTGCTGAAGAACAAGCAGAATTTTATCTCGCAGATGAAGAACTGCGAACTCAGCCAGCGCAGCATCGATGAAGGCTCTATGGATGAAAAGAGCGGCATGAACTTTTCCGAATACATCGCCATCCTTTCCGGCGATACCACGCTGCTGGAGAAAACCAAGCTGGAGAAAAAAATCGCCGTTATGGAGAGCCTGAAGACGGCGCACTTCAAAGAGGCCGTGCGTGTGCGCTATCAAACAGAAAGGCTGGAAAAGGAAAGCGAGGCCAGCCAGCGCACTCTGAAAGCGCTGGAAGCCGACCAGCAACAATACCACGCGGTACTGAAACGGGAAAAAGACGGCAGCAAATCCAACCCGATCCGCCTGAAAGAGGTGCAGAGCGCCGATGCCGCAGCTATCGGCAAATACCTGATCAAGCTTTACCAGGCCTGGAAACCCAAAAGCAACAGCGAGAACCCCAAAGAACTCGGCGAACTCTATGGCTTTAAACTCTACATCCGGCACGAGGTATCCCTAAGCAACCTCGATGGCAAGGCGATGAACAATGCCTATAACAGCCTGTACGCCGAACGGCCGGAGTGCTCCATACGCTATACCTTCAGTTCCGGCGCGCCGAATACGGATAACCCAAAAAACGCGGCCCGCTATTTTATCAACGCGATTGATAAAGTGGACGACCTGGTGTTGAAATACCAAAAAGAGATCAGGGAGATCGCCGAACAATTGCCGCAATTGAAGGCGATGCAGGCCAAACCCTTTGAGCAGGAAGCGGAACTCCAGGCCATGAAATCCGAACTGGCCAGGCTGGAGCGCGAGATCGCGCAGAATATCAAGGCCAAACAGGAGGCGCAGCAGGAACAACCGGAGCAGGGGTTAATGCCGGAAATCGGATCTGTTGCCGGACAAAATGTGGGGGCTGGTGAGGGGAAAATAGAGACCGTCCCCGAAGCTAAAGTAGTGAATATAGGTGCTGTTGAAGCAAAAACACCGTTGGAACAATGGGCGGTGGATATCGTAGCTGAGGGCCAGGCGCTTACAGCGCGCGTCGACCAGGCCTTCAAAAAAACAAAGGGGGTGCGCTTATGA
- a CDS encoding DUF1896 family protein codes for MKTQLIKQLHHYLLHNHTDLLIALQEEHRLEHYLQQKVESVSDLLVQLQEEQRPAYVIEALCLEELTRDLRPSRFNYMRELLEEEFEQDYQRMNQSGILTYELINLIGACEPIFEVFAFGEENEDSRELKHAVMGMIAEYLER; via the coding sequence ATGAAAACACAATTGATCAAACAACTGCACCACTACCTGCTGCATAACCATACCGACCTGCTCATCGCTTTGCAGGAAGAACACCGGCTGGAGCATTACCTCCAACAAAAGGTGGAATCCGTGAGTGACCTGCTGGTGCAGCTACAGGAGGAACAACGTCCCGCCTATGTCATCGAAGCCCTGTGTCTCGAAGAACTCACCCGCGACCTGCGGCCATCGCGCTTCAATTATATGCGCGAACTGCTGGAAGAGGAATTTGAGCAGGACTACCAAAGGATGAACCAAAGCGGCATACTGACCTATGAACTCATTAACCTCATCGGTGCCTGTGAACCCATTTTCGAGGTGTTCGCCTTCGGCGAAGAAAACGAGGACAGCCGTGAGTTGAAACACGCCGTCATGGGCATGATCGCCGAATACCTGGAACGCTAA
- a CDS encoding DUF4134 domain-containing protein, with product MKKCKRNIAGKALKFSALCALLLTQILQASAQDGNAGIQQANTQVRGYFESGTNLMYAIGAIVGLIGAVKVYQKWNSGDQDTSKVAAAWFGSCIFLVVVATIIKSFFGI from the coding sequence ATGAAAAAGTGCAAGAGAAACATCGCGGGCAAAGCCCTGAAATTTAGCGCCCTGTGCGCATTACTACTCACCCAGATCCTGCAAGCCAGCGCGCAGGATGGCAACGCCGGCATTCAACAAGCCAACACCCAAGTACGCGGCTATTTTGAAAGCGGTACCAATTTAATGTACGCCATCGGGGCCATTGTCGGCCTCATCGGCGCTGTCAAAGTGTACCAGAAATGGAACTCGGGTGACCAGGACACTTCCAAAGTTGCCGCCGCCTGGTTCGGCTCCTGCATCTTCCTCGTGGTCGTGGCCACCATCATCAAATCATTTTTCGGGATCTAA
- a CDS encoding TetR/AcrR family transcriptional regulator, producing the protein MGKKNRDETMRKLIDAVGEILKEKGYAGLGINRIALRAGVSKELIYRYFEGLNNLVKIYIHSKDYWLPLFDKIQTHPSPGKDQVLDTFIALFQEQFRFFFQEPEMQKFILWQISEVNPLMRSISEKRETEGAKLLALTEDHFRDSGINFKAVAALLLGGIYYVVLHASANKSTVAGIDANLERDREEILKTIEQILVWAWEAAAQKKSQ; encoded by the coding sequence ATGGGAAAAAAGAACAGGGACGAAACAATGCGCAAGCTGATCGACGCCGTAGGCGAAATACTGAAAGAAAAAGGTTATGCCGGTTTAGGTATCAACCGCATCGCGCTGCGCGCCGGTGTCAGCAAAGAGTTGATCTACCGGTATTTTGAGGGGTTGAACAACCTCGTCAAGATCTATATCCACTCGAAAGATTACTGGCTGCCCCTGTTCGACAAGATCCAAACACACCCCTCGCCGGGTAAAGACCAGGTACTGGATACTTTTATCGCCCTGTTCCAGGAGCAGTTCCGGTTCTTTTTCCAGGAGCCTGAAATGCAAAAGTTCATCCTTTGGCAGATCAGCGAGGTCAATCCCCTGATGCGCAGCATCTCGGAAAAGCGGGAAACCGAAGGCGCAAAATTATTAGCCCTGACCGAAGATCATTTCAGGGATTCGGGTATCAATTTTAAAGCGGTGGCGGCATTGCTGCTGGGCGGTATTTATTATGTGGTACTCCATGCCAGCGCCAATAAAAGCACCGTTGCCGGTATAGATGCCAACCTGGAGAGAGACCGGGAGGAAATATTAAAAACCATTGAGCAAATATTGGTCTGGGCCTGGGAGGCCGCAGCCCAAAAGAAAAGTCAATAA
- a CDS encoding aminotransferase class I/II-fold pyridoxal phosphate-dependent enzyme, producing the protein MDINFENASFKDFEDIPGMDFYGWADQFDQYVNNWDSRGHWNYRQESLNGCQPEVELAGHPGKSFVALVFNDYLGLTQHPKVKAAAIAAIEQYGAGAAASPAIGGHFSYHQQIEEKIARFFRRESAVLFTTGYTANSATIQSLLKAPDVAIVDMGIHASMYEGCGHTNIKMFPHNDMYYLERILKETQGQYRTRMVIVDGVYSQPADIVKLDEVVKLSKHYGAYTAMDDAHGVGVIGETGRGVIELYDLFPDVDIITGTFSKTFGHLGGYVIADPKVVNYLKFQARQHIFSVSATPASACILKSIDLIDEEPGLRDKLRDNIHYLKNGLDEMGFDTGNTQSAIIPVMTGKPDLNAEACRLLIEAGVYANQIGYPAVARKNARIRMSLMATHTREQMDRVLNAWEWVGGKLNLTKRVTN; encoded by the coding sequence ATGGACATCAATTTTGAAAATGCAAGTTTTAAAGACTTCGAGGACATCCCTGGGATGGATTTTTATGGATGGGCGGACCAGTTCGATCAATATGTCAACAACTGGGACAGCCGCGGCCACTGGAACTACCGGCAGGAAAGCTTGAACGGCTGCCAGCCGGAAGTCGAACTCGCCGGTCATCCTGGCAAAAGCTTCGTCGCACTCGTCTTTAACGATTACCTCGGCCTGACCCAGCACCCCAAAGTCAAGGCGGCCGCTATCGCCGCCATCGAGCAATACGGCGCGGGGGCTGCCGCCTCACCCGCCATCGGTGGGCATTTCAGCTATCACCAGCAAATCGAAGAAAAGATCGCCCGTTTCTTCCGGCGAGAAAGTGCCGTATTATTCACCACCGGCTACACCGCCAACAGCGCGACCATTCAGTCCCTGCTCAAAGCGCCAGATGTGGCTATCGTGGATATGGGTATCCACGCCAGCATGTACGAAGGTTGCGGGCATACGAATATCAAAATGTTCCCGCATAACGATATGTATTACTTGGAACGGATCCTGAAGGAAACCCAGGGGCAATACCGCACCCGCATGGTGATCGTGGACGGTGTTTATTCCCAACCAGCGGATATCGTCAAACTGGATGAAGTGGTGAAACTCTCTAAACATTACGGCGCTTATACCGCGATGGATGACGCGCATGGCGTTGGTGTAATTGGAGAAACCGGGCGCGGTGTGATCGAACTGTACGATTTGTTCCCGGATGTTGATATTATCACCGGTACCTTCAGCAAAACTTTCGGGCACCTCGGCGGCTATGTGATAGCTGATCCAAAAGTGGTTAACTATTTAAAATTCCAGGCCAGACAGCATATCTTCTCGGTCAGCGCTACACCCGCTTCGGCCTGCATCCTCAAAAGCATTGACCTGATCGATGAGGAGCCTGGTCTGCGGGATAAGCTACGGGATAACATCCATTACCTGAAAAACGGCCTGGACGAAATGGGCTTTGATACCGGCAATACCCAATCGGCCATCATCCCGGTGATGACAGGCAAACCCGACCTCAACGCCGAAGCCTGCCGGCTGCTCATCGAAGCCGGGGTCTATGCCAATCAGATCGGTTATCCCGCGGTCGCCCGCAAGAACGCGCGCATCCGTATGAGCCTCATGGCTACCCACACCCGCGAACAAATGGACCGGGTGCTCAATGCCTGGGAATGGGTCGGTGGCAAACTGAACCTCACTAAACGAGTCACGAACTAA
- a CDS encoding RteC domain-containing protein produces the protein MQTPTKSTWLKWSETRYQLLQDNLTLLQQEDQNELRNTQAKLAHIRSDLLELRQEVIRLGFKNPTEEIWFLKTVLPKYSSQHYLYSEWLHVLSRKPKGSPRSILQHYLCFIKQADHFIDNHYAFYQYYQLQLSVSDEQYFIRNITAEGTAHLPLADPQFSTEVSDLFGRFIALDILREWLLQKIREMDGFPVLDSWQEPFTGRRLQWTSNRTNLVEIIYGLYYTGQLNHGQATLNDIIRLMEDVFQIELKQVHRDFGNIRDRKRLTPTYFLEQMQKCIRDVVEQDMAYDPAKKQYA, from the coding sequence ATGCAAACACCTACGAAATCAACCTGGCTCAAGTGGAGCGAAACCCGTTACCAGCTCTTACAGGACAACCTCACTTTATTACAGCAAGAAGACCAAAATGAACTACGCAACACGCAAGCCAAACTGGCGCACATCCGCAGCGATTTACTGGAACTACGGCAGGAAGTCATCCGCCTCGGTTTTAAAAATCCTACCGAAGAGATCTGGTTCCTGAAAACAGTACTTCCGAAATACAGTAGCCAGCATTATTTATACAGCGAATGGCTGCATGTCCTCAGTCGTAAGCCTAAAGGCAGCCCGCGCAGTATCCTGCAACACTACCTCTGCTTTATCAAACAGGCCGACCATTTTATCGATAACCATTACGCTTTCTACCAATATTACCAGCTTCAGCTTTCCGTTTCCGATGAGCAATATTTTATCCGCAACATTACGGCAGAAGGCACCGCGCATTTACCCCTGGCCGACCCGCAATTCAGCACCGAGGTCAGTGACCTCTTCGGGCGCTTTATCGCGTTGGACATCCTGCGGGAATGGTTGTTACAAAAGATCAGGGAAATGGACGGTTTCCCCGTACTCGATAGCTGGCAGGAACCTTTCACCGGCCGCCGGCTGCAATGGACAAGCAACCGCACCAACCTGGTCGAAATCATCTATGGCCTTTATTACACCGGGCAACTGAACCACGGGCAGGCGACCCTCAATGATATTATCCGGCTGATGGAAGATGTATTTCAAATCGAACTGAAACAGGTACACCGGGATTTCGGTAATATCCGCGACCGCAAAAGACTAACTCCCACTTATTTCCTGGAGCAAATGCAAAAATGTATCCGGGACGTGGTGGAACAGGATATGGCCTACGATCCCGCCAAAAAACAGTACGCCTGA
- a CDS encoding TlpA family protein disulfide reductase — protein MKKADTLWTVDGSFQFTRQTCGALLRLSFYRAKTKQNTVRKFFATTGEASISADTTIILSDPKLQDIYQEFTKRYQPTATIKSNLGQLYFAQHEITREEKAALNKLTEAASDLQFAGVKRFVKENKDNLVGGYVLANYLYNLPDIEQTDSLYRLFSPQLIQTSYPLHEFRKELDIKMSLLPGHVPPELSGIDIRGKAFTVASLKGKYVLLDFWGSWCLPCLSGLPKMKAAYEKYKDRIAFVSIACHDKEIKWRAMVTKQNMTWTQLLDDKKDRIARQYYVETFPTKILIGPDGKVIQVFKGEGNDFYDQLDKVLQK, from the coding sequence GTGAAAAAAGCCGATACCCTTTGGACTGTTGACGGCAGCTTTCAGTTTACCCGTCAGACCTGTGGGGCCTTGCTGCGCCTTTCTTTCTATCGTGCGAAAACCAAGCAAAACACCGTTCGTAAATTCTTTGCAACTACCGGTGAAGCAAGCATCAGCGCCGATACCACGATCATTTTGAGTGATCCGAAACTGCAAGACATCTATCAGGAATTTACTAAACGGTACCAGCCGACGGCGACTATCAAATCAAATTTAGGCCAATTATATTTTGCTCAACATGAAATCACCAGGGAGGAAAAAGCCGCGTTAAACAAGTTAACCGAGGCAGCAAGCGACCTGCAGTTTGCCGGAGTAAAACGGTTTGTCAAAGAGAATAAGGATAACCTGGTAGGCGGTTATGTATTAGCTAATTATTTATACAACCTGCCGGATATTGAGCAAACGGATTCACTCTACAGGCTGTTTAGCCCGCAATTAATTCAGACCTCTTATCCTTTACATGAATTCCGGAAAGAACTGGATATCAAAATGAGCCTGTTACCCGGTCATGTTCCGCCAGAACTTTCCGGCATAGACATTAGAGGAAAAGCATTTACTGTCGCCAGTTTAAAGGGTAAATACGTCCTGTTGGATTTTTGGGGTAGCTGGTGCCTGCCTTGTTTATCGGGCTTGCCTAAGATGAAGGCGGCCTATGAAAAATATAAAGATAGGATCGCTTTTGTGAGTATTGCCTGCCATGATAAAGAAATTAAATGGCGCGCAATGGTTACCAAACAAAATATGACCTGGACGCAATTGCTGGATGATAAAAAAGACCGCATCGCCCGGCAATACTATGTCGAAACTTTCCCGACCAAGATATTGATCGGACCAGACGGCAAAGTGATACAGGTTTTCAAAGGCGAAGGCAACGATTTTTATGACCAACTGGACAAAGTCCTGCAAAAATAA